The Takifugu rubripes chromosome 16, fTakRub1.2, whole genome shotgun sequence genome contains the following window.
CCTTCACAGCCTCTCTTCCGCTCCAGTCACCAACGTTTCATCTCTCTTCATCATTTCTTGCCCTCCACACGCTCTTCTCTTCACAGCTCCTCGGTGTGGAAGGCTGACGGGCAAGAGGAGGAAAGACTTTTGCACCGACAATACTGTGACGCAGCTCACTGTGAATCCTTTAATGAAGGCCTTGCTGAAAGTTTGTGAAACACATTAAGTGCGCCAGTGTAACTTCTTCAgttaattaacattttttttaaatgggccATTGGTTCTGGTAATTGAATGAAACCATAAGATGGGAGTTAATCTGATGCCTAATGTATTTCTGCAATAAAGTTGTTGGAATGGGATATTAGTACATAGATTAGACATGTTAGTCACTCTTCTACAGTCTCACAGTTCTATCTTGAATGATTCATGTTAGCCTCTTATTTTCCTGGTCTTTGTGAAATGGTGAGTCATGGTGAGAGGGTGCGCCCTTACGTGTGAAGGTTTCGGTTAGCTGGTGAataccttcctcctcctcatccggGGCAACCAAACTTGCTACGAAATTCCACAAAAGCTGCAGCCAATCCGTGCCCTCCTGACCTGTGACGTCAGCGGGGACTGACGCACGAGCGGATCTAACCGGACGAATGGCGCCTAAAGAAAGATCACAAGTGGAGTGAGTGACGTAAATGGTGCGAAGCCCAGAGAGAAACTAGTTTCTCAATCACATGATGCCCCCGCGGGGGTCCTTTAACTACCAATAATTATTGCGAAACTAAGCATTAACTAACACCTGAAGAAGATGTGATGTGATAACACCTAATCTCGGCTGTGTGAAGCCACATAATTATTAATCTGAATTGATACGAGCTACAATTACCCTAAGTGGAGTGAATTTATGGACATTGTATTTTGGTAGCAACGGGCCACCAGAACGCGAGATGCTATTAGAAATATGAGCGTTAAGTGGGGGGAGAATGTGTCGGGAATATTCATGGCGATGGCACGAGAGTTTCTGCTTGCCTCTCATCCTCAGACCTCTCTTTGCGatagcagcaggaggagggagacctGCGGGGAGAGAAGACAGGATGTGAGGAATAAAACATAGGTTTTAGAGAGAAAACGGGGAAGGCAGGGAGGCAGTGCAAACAGAGGGGTGAGATTAAAGCCAAGGTCCATAATTGATCTGTGGCCCTCGTATTTCTCAAtcactcaacacacacatgcagcttcAGATGCATTGATTTGCTGCGACGTGACAAGTGTTCTATGAAAATATAAGAATTCCTGACACGCCGGCCCTGTTAACCATCGCGGAAACCATGCTAGCAGCACCTCAAGGTCATGCTGAATAAAGGGACTGTAGGAAGCATTTCACATCAGAGATCAAACGTAATAATGCCAAATGTAGCAAAATACTCAAAAGGACAGGTGTAATTGCCATTTTGATGTGACAGAAAGGGATATAACGAGTATGTAAAGGAAATTATGGTTCTTGAACTTGAGCATAGACCCTTCTGCACTATTCACAACCACTTTGACCCAGGATCTGCTCTCATTAATTAATTGCTTTAGTTTTTGCTCCCCCAGGTGGAAGAGGGCTGTTTCCCGGTGTGGAGGACTTTGTATAATGGACGTCCATAAACAGCTGATTTATGCACTGACATTTCTCTGATTGGCACCCCTGACGGGCTGCATGAGCCACCAGGATTAGATAGCTAACATTCCCAGCTCTTTCTGTCATCCCGGCCATCATTTCTCCACCCTTGTATTCAGGATTTATTCCTTTGTCACCTCTCATGAGACTGGAGAGGAATATTCACAATCATTTCACGTCTTCTCACTCAAAAAGAAgagagtaaaaaaaaccaaaaaacccacaaaatgtgctgcagatggaaacccagaaggctctgcaacacgtctcAGAGTAGAAAGAATCATAAATCACCTGATctgggaggaaagaaaacaacacattctgtgtgtgttttccctccatttgtATATAAGCTCTAATTAAAAATTAATAATAGGAGCGCTGCAACGGTGTAACAAAATGCTACTGAGCCTAGGTCCAAATATTTGGCTCAGAAAATGTAAGATAAAGTCGGAGGCACTTGGCTTTCCCCCCACCAGAGatagcgctaatgctaatgtgatATCACTAATGCTAACATCCCATTAGCTCATGCAACCCAAAAGTAGGGCAAAGTTCTcacaggctgcacacacacttcatgCAGCCCACAGGTTTATCAGGTCGTCCGCAGACACAAGGAAAACAGCACCCGTGTTGTTTTTACCGGGATGTAAACACACGGGGTCGTCACAGTGCGATGTGTACTCTTGGGATGGTGATGGCGGGTGATTGACAGCATGACGATGAGAGAAggggtgaaggggtgaaggggtgaggggggggagagtgaggagaggagttaCAGGTgagtgtgcagatgtgtgacgAGGGACTATCTTTCCAGCGAAGGATAGTCATCAACATGGTGGCATGATGTGATACATGAGTACAGGTGTCATATCACAGTCACACAAGTTTgcatattaaaataaaacaaatgcaaatgatgTGAACActcaaatattgttttaaagttgttttttaaaatagctGTATAATTGGTTATTACAGAACTTGGTTATTACAGATTTTTTGAAAAAGAACAGTTTTGATTTAGCCTTTTTTAGACCTTTTTTTTAGAAGGTCTAGCTGTGGAATTAGTGCTGTCTGCATTTATCAAATAATATTTCAAAAACATTAGTTTAGCAAATTATCTGAATATATGaatttttgtttggttttaaacCTGCACGTATGGTAGACGCAGGAGTATTTTCATCAATCTTAGAACTCTGATGTATTCTAACGGCAAACGCATGATAAAATAAGTCTGGggaaaaaggttaaaaaaataaataaatctagcAGTTGGTCTGCAATCAGCAGATTTGAACAGAATTTTATGCTTCCTGTAATCTGAAATATGACTTAAAGGCTGTTTGGAGCCCTGTGATCACTGAACAGTCCTCAAATGTTTGCAAGGACAGAAATCAACTGCTCATTTTAATCACTCATTTCCAGACAAATTAATTTCCTGTTATCTTCCAACAATGGAGCAATTAAAGTGTGATcacagaaaatgacatttagCTGCGCAATTAAGCCAAGTAACATGCAGACGTGTAAAAATTTCGATTGGAAATCAAAGCGGCTTGTTGAAAGTGCACTAAAAGGTGTTTTTGTCAATCATACTTTGCATTTTAATCAAAACGATGGCTGATTAATATAATTTGATGGTTATGATGGGTTTCATGAAGGCACTTTTGAAGTCTGCTTCAAAAATGTCTGAAGGCctgtggaaaatgaaatgaaacacgTGACTTTAATGAGAAATAAACAAAGTTATCATGGAGCGTTGTATGGAGATGGGAAACGCTAATCAAACGTTGATTAAATACAGAAATCAAATGAGAGCAGTTACCTGCCAGAGTTTTATAGTCGAGCAGATCAAACAGAATGATGGCGACCCCTGACCAGGTCAGGATCAGGGCCACAACCAGCAGCCAGGCCATCGGCGAGCTGAAGGTCATGATCACTTCGTCCAAAAAGGTGGTCTGATTGGGCCGAGCAGGAGGGGCGGTCTCCCTGCTCCCCGCTTGGCTGCTCATTGGTGTCAAGAgctgagaaaagaaaatggagcgCATGAACAAAACACTATTCACGCAAAGCTGCTTTTCCGAAATGACTGATAAAATGTGATACGTCAGCGACCATTTGCTGTGACTCAGGCATGATTAGAGcgaacagcgccccctgtggcgAGAGTCAGCAGCATTTGATGAGGGTTATAGAGCATGTGATGACCTAATCTTCCGTCTGCAACAAGAAAGAAGACTCAGCCCTGCTGGAAGTATCTATAAACACCTCCAGGTATCAGATTATGGAGAAATAAGCGTCTGCTTTAGAATTAAGAATAAAAATAGCAGTCAGGGCGCAGACGTGTGCTGGGAATGTCGTGAGGGTGGAAGATTAGCTTTGCCTGAGGCTTTTGGTGGAGCGTTTAGTCATTATAATATCATTTTGATGCTTTTCCCACCCCCTTCTGTATCCCTCTTCTATTACTGATATCTACTCCACACGCAGCAGACATGCCTGTTGCCACCGTTCTTTTTGATTAAAGTGCACACTGTCTGATTGTTCACGTGCACGCTGAGCAAGGGTGTGAGCAACTgatgaggagacaggagagacaggtCCCCCCGAAGGCCACGGGATTAAATTCCACCTCACGCTGAAGAATTTGCTCCGCGAGACAAATATAGACAAAGATTTAAAGAAGTTCTCATCACTGTATAGACGCGGCGTAACGTGATTATGCTGCCGCATTAGGGTGTTTGTGTTCATTATGCGGCGCGTTTCAGTGATTTATTCCTCCCTGTATCTCTTCTGTCTGCCTCTTACACGGCTTATATGCTAATACCAAGTGTTTGTGGAGCCGAAATGAAAAGGGGGCCGACTCAATTGGTCATCTCGGGCTTTTTAATGAGGTCATCATGCAGGTCCGCTCGAGTCTTGTGTGCTGGTTCGCTCACGGCATTTGACCCCCATTCATCATGTGGCACGGTCAGCTGGTATTTCACATCTAATGATTCTCACCATCACTGTCAATTAATGGAAGCCGAGCATAGCCCGGCTCCTTCTTTCCTCGTTATATCTCACACACCTCGAGGCTCACTCTGGgcttttttaaaacacaggtATATCTGTTCCAGTTGCTTAGATAATTGTCCAATGTCGCCTTCTATCACAGAGCCTCGTGTACATAAAAAGGCCTCAACATGGAGCCCTTGTAGACTAAATTCAGTGGGGGCCACCCACAGAAAAGCCCGGAACCTTCATGTTGGCACCACTGGCGTGGCCTagattcttttctttcattgatGGATGTCGCAGTGATGCAGTGGGGAGCGTGGCAACATTAAAGCAGGGTTGCTTTTATCATAAATGACAGCAGTGGTAGGATTTTTTTGAGACCGGGTGGACAAACTCAATTCCGATATCAACAATGTGGCTCTTCAGTGCCGATATATCTGGTAGGTGTCAGGAGTCAAATAGCTTTTGGCCTGCACATGTGCTCTGAGCCACGATGGCATCGATCGGGACGGGTCGGATGGCAGGAATCAGATATTAGTGATTTGGGttaaaaa
Protein-coding sequences here:
- the LOC105417554 gene encoding triadin-like, producing the protein MSSQAGSRETAPPARPNQTTFLDEVIMTFSSPMAWLLVVALILTWSGVAIILFDLLDYKTLAEYTSHCDDPVCLHPGLPPPAAIAKRGLRMRGAIRPVRSARASVPADVTGQEGTDWLQLLWNFVASLVAPDEEEEGIHQLTETFTPFHTEEL